A region from the Lycium barbarum isolate Lr01 chromosome 8, ASM1917538v2, whole genome shotgun sequence genome encodes:
- the LOC132607180 gene encoding zinc finger A20 and AN1 domain-containing stress-associated protein 4-like yields MAEEHGCEAPEGHILCANNCGFFGSPTTLNFCSKCYHEVYLKGSQQQQQSQQKPFSKPVLVFPEPVKIEEKPVVLEVIEPVPVQPNRCSVCRKKVGLTGFKCRCGTTFCGTHRYPEIHGCSFDFKSMGREAIAKANPLIKAEKLDKI; encoded by the coding sequence ATGGCAGAAGAGCATGGATGTGAAGCACCAGAAGGACATATATTATGTGCAAACAATTGTGGTTTTTTTGGTAGTCCAACAACCTTAAATTTCTGTTCCAAATGTTACCATGAAGTTTATCTAAAAGgaagtcaacaacaacaacaatcacaacaaaaaCCCTTTTCGAAACCGGTATTGGTTTTTCCAGAACCGGttaaaatagaggaaaaaccggTAGTTTTGGAGGTAATTGAACCGGTGCCGGTTCAACCGAACCGGTGTTCGGTTTGTAGAAAGAAGGTTGGGTTGACCGGGTTTAAGTGTAGATGTGGGACCACTTTTTGTGGGACCCATAGGTATCCCGAGATTCACGGCTGTTCGTTTGATTTTAAATCTATGGGAAGAGAAGCTATAGCTAAAGCTAATCCGTTGATTAAAGCTGAGAAATTGGACAAGATTTAA